From Nocardioides daedukensis, the proteins below share one genomic window:
- a CDS encoding DUF3040 domain-containing protein, whose amino-acid sequence MPLSEEELRLLEQMERALVEEDPKFASTLRGTSFRRAARRRAIISGVVFVVGVAILMSGAIFAFIPLGIAGFVVMLASATYLLVNLRGGNAPAATEKATGHHGFSVIDGGRSHKPRKVRSSAPFMERMEERWRRRRDENGGF is encoded by the coding sequence GTGCCGCTCTCGGAAGAAGAACTACGTCTGCTCGAGCAGATGGAGCGCGCCCTGGTCGAGGAGGACCCGAAGTTCGCCTCCACCCTGCGCGGGACGTCCTTCCGCCGCGCGGCGCGTCGTCGCGCGATCATCTCCGGCGTCGTCTTCGTCGTCGGTGTGGCCATCTTGATGTCCGGCGCGATCTTCGCCTTCATCCCGCTCGGGATCGCCGGCTTCGTGGTGATGCTGGCCTCCGCCACCTATCTCCTGGTGAACCTGCGGGGCGGCAACGCACCCGCTGCGACCGAGAAGGCCACCGGTCACCACGGGTTCAGCGTGATCGACGGTGGCCGCTCCCACAAGCCACGCAAGGTCCGCTCCTCCGCCCCGTTCATGGAGCGGATGGAAGAGCGCTGGCGTCGTCGCCGTGACGAGAACGGCGGCTTCTGA